The Pirellulimonas nuda genome includes a region encoding these proteins:
- a CDS encoding ThiF family adenylyltransferase: MSTTLVEDRFVRQAQLVPQARLSSLQVNVVGVGAVGRQVAVQLASLGVRRLRLVDFDAVDASNVTTQGYARGEVGRRKVDACRDAVLAIDPEVYAEAIYDRWRPSTGLGDVAFCCVDSIDARAAIWRGGGGLVDFWADGRMRGETLRVLTAFDATSREHYTTTLFPQHEAQAGACTARSTIYAASMTAGLMLSQFVRWLRGQPVDSDLSLNLLASELSVPTHEPRR; the protein is encoded by the coding sequence ATGAGTACGACACTGGTAGAAGACCGCTTCGTGCGGCAGGCACAGCTCGTGCCACAAGCAAGGCTGTCGTCTCTCCAAGTAAACGTGGTCGGCGTCGGCGCCGTTGGGAGGCAGGTCGCGGTGCAGCTCGCCTCGCTCGGCGTGCGCCGGCTGCGGCTAGTGGACTTCGATGCGGTTGACGCGAGCAACGTCACGACGCAGGGGTACGCCCGCGGCGAGGTCGGAAGGCGGAAGGTTGATGCGTGTCGTGACGCGGTGCTGGCGATCGATCCAGAAGTTTATGCCGAAGCGATCTACGACCGCTGGCGCCCGTCCACCGGGCTCGGGGACGTGGCCTTCTGCTGCGTCGACTCCATCGACGCCCGCGCGGCCATCTGGCGGGGGGGCGGCGGCCTCGTCGACTTCTGGGCCGACGGGCGGATGCGGGGCGAGACGCTGCGGGTGCTGACCGCGTTCGATGCCACTAGCCGCGAACACTACACCACCACTCTCTTCCCGCAGCACGAGGCCCAAGCGGGCGCCTGCACGGCGAGGTCGACGATCTACGCCGCCAGCATGACCGCGGGGCTGATGCTCAGTCAGTTCGTGCGATGGCTGCGGGGGCAGCCGGTCGACTCCGACCTGTCGCTCAACCTGCTGGCGAGCGAGCTTTCTGTTCCAACCCACGAACCAAGGAGGTAG